TTGCTAATTGAATATCTTCATTAACCAGAGACTCAGAAATGCTGTGGGTATATGTGGATCCTGTGTCTGCGACCAGGTTTGGTATTTCTAATGATGGAATCATTTTTGAGAGGCGTGTGGGTGCGAGTGCTTGCAATTGTGCAAGCAACATGTTGACTCATGGCCAAACTCTGATCCAAACATActggcaaaaaaaatccaaaaaTGAGAGGACGACAGGACTCGAACCCGCAGCCTTTGGAGGACGTCGTTCAGAAGAACCGAAATCCAATGCGCTACCATTACGCCACGTCCTCACCAATTTGATGGAAAAATACAGTTTACAGTGGTTAACTCGCGTTTGCTTACATAATCACCTGACACACCGTAAtgattcagaagtgtatgatttattgaacgccaataaccaGGCTTACTACaatatatactgtagctgtaaagaatcattagaattaAGAATTTATGTATTTCCTTAGAAAACATACCATTTCCttataaaaaataaaaaataaaaaataaaaaagcTATAGATGATTTCAATAGCCATTATATTAATGAAATGTTTCTCTATACTCCTGATTCTTCATAGGAATGATCATTGTCCAGATAGTACACTTTTCTTTTATCTGTTACCATAatacagtgtacagtacaccTTGGAATGCTTATATCATTATTTTACTGTCTGTAGTCCAAGCATGCGGTACGTGAACGATCAACAGCAGTAGCTAGAGgagttggtgttgttggcTCTGTCCTGAGTGCTTCTGTCTTCAAGTGCACTTCCTTGGATACAGTGTACACTACAACCTCTTGAGCAACAGTGTCATATTTACATTATTTACATATATCTTGCACAGAGTATCGGACCGCAATTAACAGCTACAGTTGTCTACCCATCTGGGGAATGCTGTCACATCTCTGATGTTCTCAATACCTGTAGCGTAGCTGATGAGTCGCTCAAAACCCATGCCGAAGCCTCCATGAGGAGTAGATCCCTGCTTTCGAAGCTCAAGGTACCACTCAAGAGCACTCTTGTCCATGCCTGTAGTCTCGATGTTCTTCAGCAGAGTGTCATAGTTATCTTCTCGAACGGAACCTCCAATAACTTCTCCGATGTGGGGCATAAGGAGATCGAAACAGGCGACAGTCTGCGAATCGTGAGGGCTCTGCTTCATGTAGAAGGgcttctgctccttgggGTAGTCAGTTACAAACACAGGCGAAATGAAATACTCTGTTGCCAGCCACTTCTCATGTTCACTTCGGAGGCCAACCTCATAGTCGGGTCGGTGGGCGAAAGGCTCCTTAAGGTGCTGCAGGTTAAGAATTTTGATCGCTTGCTTGTATGTGAGTCTGGGGAAGTCGCAGTTAGCCATGTCCCATCGATCGAGAAGCTCTTCCTTCTGTTCAGCGCTTCTCCGAGCATCCAAAAGATCGTTTCGCGCCTTGTTACCTTCTTCCATAAGAGGAGCAAGACATGACTTCACCATTCCCTCAGCGAGGTCCATGAGAGGCTCCAGGTCGTCAATGAACGAGATCTCGGCTTCTGCCATCCAGAACTCGCTCAGATGACGATTGGTATCGCTGTTTTCAGCACGGAAAGCAGGTGTGAAGGTCCACACTCGACCTACGGCAGCTGCCAGAACTTCCAGATGCAATTGGGTGGAAACAGTGAGGTATGCGGGCTTGTCTCCGAAGAACTTGTCTCCTTTGCCCCCTCCAGCCACCTTGAACACCTCACCGGCACCCTCACAATCAGAAGAGGTCAGCAGGGGAGGGTTAGTCTGCACAAAGTCGTTCTCGGCGAAGAAGTTGGTCATTTGAGCCATACAGAATGATCTGTATCTAAGAGTAGAGGAGTTGACAGAAGTTCTCCATCTGAGAGCAGGCAGGGTTCGCAGAAACTCTTGTTTGTGGAACTTCTTTTGAATAGGGTATTCGTCCACTGTTCCAGTAACCTTGACCGACTCGGCCTGGAGTTCCAGACCCTGCTTCTTGCCCTGAGAACTGACCAAGTTGCCCTTGACAGACACACATGCACCCGTAGTGAGATCGGAGGTCACCTGATCGGGTTGGAGCACAGCCATAACACCCTGGGCACAATTGCCGTCGGAAATGTTGAGAAATGCGACattcttgagcttctgtACAGACTTGATCCAACCGTTGATGGTCACAGGTGAAGCATCCTGAGTGCCGAGAATGTGCTTGTTTTCAGTCTTGATCTGGTTGATTGTCTGGGGCAGAGTGGTGATGGATCGGACCGTAGAGGATTCGAACACCCGCTGGGTCATCAAACGAGTTCTGGCTATTCGCAGCATGTTTCGATATTGAGTATTTGAATGCCCTTCTCAAGAATCCATCATATTGACATGCAGACTCTTGAACCTTATTCTGGATTGGAATATTTATGTGAAGTAATGCAACAAAAATTGGGGGACTAAAACGAGTAATATCTGTTCTCGTCGATTTATTTTGgtatatttttatttccTACCAACCTGTATCACCCTATAGTAGCGTTCAGATACTGTCGAACAGTTGCTGGATTACTTACTTTTAAAGAGCCAGATTTCAACTGTTGATCATTTTTAGTTGAATATATAATTGAGCCGTTGGCTACCAGTACACACTGTAGCCGTGAAAATTTCTCCCACACTTTTTATACAGTACTACTGAACAAGTAATATAGACTTACCTTACCttatctactgtactcgtgctATGGATAGCGGGATATCTTGACAAAATACCATCTGAACTATCAGAGAACAAGATGAGCTCCCAgagtgtacagtacatacgtaaTACGCGTAGTGTTGTGTTGGAGGAAGAACCATTGCTGTATTCTACACTGAATGTTTTAGATCATTGTTGAAAGCGGCCCTCAACTTGACCCCAATTTCCACTCATATGAGACTTCAATGTGTGGATCACAAACaatacaatactgtacatacacgtatgtactggtacggTAACACACCAAGATGAAGTGTCACTATGATATTTGTCAGCCTGCTCCGAATCCACTTGGTCCAATGTGGATCCAGCAACGCTGATCACTGACACAATAAGGCTGAATAGCTAAATGAGTCCGTGTTAGACCCTGGAGCTTTCTGGGGCTCTGGGCTCTATCTTAGCCCGACTCTTGTTGCCAATAGAATTACAGTAGTAGCAATCCAGGGCAGTCTCGCACGGGGAAGAACTGCCtaagtatgtactgtactgtttTGGGCTGTCATAATGTGAATCTTCCCTCGTCAGTATTGTATGATTAGCAAGATGCGCCTTCTACGAGGTCAGAGAATCGAATACAAATGATTGATAGGCATATATAATTGTTTTTTCGGAGTTGACTTCTGTTAGTGTATCAGGATAAATAATGACACTCAGTGTAAATTACAGAGCACTGTCATGATTCGGCAATTTACTACTGTAAGTCATACATAGTCCCAAGAAGTCAGCTCAGCTTCTGGATATATACACCACTCTTCCCTATATAAACCTGCTCCTTCTGTATTACAGTGCCCACCTCATTAAACCTACTGCTGTGTATTTATAATGGAAATCACACAACCAAGTTATACACAATCTATAGTACGATAAAaacgagtactcgtacttgtacgagttcAGGTTTAACTTTTGAAAGTCAGGATTAGTGAGCAAGGCTGGAGCAAGGTAAGTTCCTGGCTTGGGGAATGGTACAAGAACATGCTGTGCACACAGTTTCCTAGCGTGGGCGGCTAGAAAATTGTTTATATTGGTACTGGACTACTGGTGCCTCCATTGACCCTACTTGAAGTAGTGTGTACTAATAGTGCCTAAGTGGCTATGTTAAGACAGGACATATTCTCCTCCCACCCCACCCTTTGCACGTACATTATCCAAGTATATTACAGAACCCTGTGTGGCAGAAAGAACCACCATCTTTATCCTGCACCCCCAAATGCACGTGACACATATACTGGGCTAAAATTTGTCTGTAGCACTATTCAACTCACCCCTGCCGCTGTTATTATCTCCTCTTTTCCCGCTCATCTCCCCTCTTTACCCCTTCCCTCTACGCCCCATGACGTTGTCTGTCAGCTGCCATGCAACGTTAATCCTTATCTTACATCCATCTTGTGCTAGCTTCTTGTGAAGTTGGGGGGTATATTTTACCAACATATTTACGACTCAGAGGAAAGCTCAGAATATACACAATAACAACCAGAGTCACAGCAACTACTTTTTCACCTGACATACATCTGACACGTCAGACTACAAACCACACCTTTTGAGAGAGACCATACACACCAGTCCACATCAAGCAACCACTGTATAAACCCCACCACGACCACAAAACATCTTTTACACCTCAAACAACTTCTTGCCACTCTCATATAACATCACAGCATGTCTCTCGAAGAATCCTGGATCGACGTGGACCAAAAGGTCACCGTCAAGCCTCCTGCCCGCTACTCGGCCCGAATGCCCAATGTGGAGGCCTTGGAAACAGAGTCCTCAGCCCTCTTCTACCACGCCCCAAGTGTCTACATCATCGAAAGCGATGCAGAAGAGGATGACGAGTACAACTGCGACTCCCGTGATGAAACCACAGACGACAGAACCCTGCTCTTTTCCCGGGACTCTAGAAACTCCCcttcctccagagactctaccaccacaaccacatcCATAGCTGCTCTACAGGACTCGTTGTCGACCATCGTATCCCGCGACATGAAACAGGCTCGTGCATGTGGCTCTTCACGTTCAAAGCCACCTTCTTCTGTTTGTCTGGACTCGCTGAGGATCGTACCTGAGTCCCAGCTACCCAAAATGCGAGCTCGAGGTTCCGGAACTGTGGCACCCGCCATGTCTAGCACAGACTCGGATAGCGACACAAAGATGGCAGTGAAAAAAAGGCGTGTCAAGCGAGTTAGAACGGgtgtctcttctccttccatGGAGGTTTCAGGTGCTGGAAGTCCTGGCGGCACGGGTGGCTTTTCCCCCGCTGC
This genomic interval from Yarrowia lipolytica chromosome 1E, complete sequence contains the following:
- a CDS encoding uncharacterized protein (Compare to YALI0E04939g, similar to uniprot|P25345 Saccharomyces cerevisiae YCR024c asn-tRNA synthetase mitochondrial, similar to Saccharomyces cerevisiae SLM5 (YCR024C); ancestral locus Anc_1.449), translating into MLRIARTRLMTQRVFESSTVRSITTLPQTINQIKTENKHILGTQDASPVTINGWIKSVQKLKNVAFLNISDGNCAQGVMAVLQPDQVTSDLTTGACVSVKGNLVSSQGKKQGLELQAESVKVTGTVDEYPIQKKFHKQEFLRTLPALRWRTSVNSSTLRYRSFCMAQMTNFFAENDFVQTNPPLLTSSDCEGAGEVFKVAGGGKGDKFFGDKPAYLTVSTQLHLEVLAAAVGRVWTFTPAFRAENSDTNRHLSEFWMAEAEISFIDDLEPLMDLAEGMVKSCLAPLMEEGNKARNDLLDARRSAEQKEELLDRWDMANCDFPRLTYKQAIKILNLQHLKEPFAHRPDYEVGLRSEHEKWLATEYFISPVFVTDYPKEQKPFYMKQSPHDSQTVACFDLLMPHIGEVIGGSVREDNYDTLLKNIETTGMDKSALEWYLELRKQGSTPHGGFGMGFERLISYATGIENIRDVTAFPRWVDNCSC
- a CDS encoding uncharacterized protein (Compare to YALI0E04961g, no similarity); amino-acid sequence: MSLEESWIDVDQKVTVKPPARYSARMPNVEALETESSALFYHAPSVYIIESDAEEDDEYNCDSRDETTDDRTLLFSRDSRNSPSSRDSTTTTTSIAALQDSLSTIVSRDMKQARACGSSRSKPPSSVCLDSLRIVPESQLPKMRARGSGTVAPAMSSTDSDSDTKMAVKKRRVKRVRTGVSSPSMEVSGAGSPGGTGGFSPAALAAGITIIGLSFSAGYAIGRQSLRTASVN